In Heterodontus francisci isolate sHetFra1 unplaced genomic scaffold, sHetFra1.hap1 HAP1_SCAFFOLD_518, whole genome shotgun sequence, a single window of DNA contains:
- the tufm gene encoding LOW QUALITY PROTEIN: elongation factor Tu, mitochondrial (The sequence of the model RefSeq protein was modified relative to this genomic sequence to represent the inferred CDS: inserted 1 base in 1 codon) produces the protein MEMEMEKEQGGDSRKSGGSVQATLRWPIAIFTWESCCSDFPHFPPPPNPAVLADAGGAQFKKYEDIDNAPEEKARGXTINASHVEYTTPNRHYAHTDCPGHADYVKNMITGTAQLDGCILVVAATDGQMPQTREHLLLAKQIGVQHIVVYVNKADAVEDQEMLDLVELEMRELLTEFGYDGENTPVILGSALCALENRNVEIGRDSILKLLDAVDTYIPLPDRDLEHPFLLPIEQIYSIPGRGTVVTGTLERGLIKKGDDCEFIGHNKNLRSVVTGIEMFHQNLDRAEAGDNLGALVRGLKREDVRRGMILCKPGSIKPHQKVEAQVYVLSKQEGGRHKPFVTNFMPVMFSLTWDMACRVELPKSKELVMPGEDTSLTLTLRQPMVLEKGQRFTLRDGNRTIGTGLVTAVLESRPEDNLNWG, from the exons atggagatggagatggagaaggaGCAGGGAGGGGACAGCAGGAAGTCCGGGGGGAGTGTGCAGG CGACGTTGAGGTGGCCCATTGCGATATTTACTTGGGAATCCTGTTGCTCCGATTTTCCTCACtttcccccgcctcccaaccccgcAGTTTTGGCTGATGCCGGAGGCGCCCAGTTCAAGAAGTACGAAGACATCGACAATGCGCCCGAAGAGAAGGCTCGCG TCACCATCAATGCCTCTCATGTGGAGTACACCACCCCCAACAGGCACTATGCCCATACTGACTGTCCAGGGCACGCTGACTACGTCAAG aACATGATTACAGGAACGGCGCAACTGGACGGTTGCATCTTGGTTGTTGCGGCAACGGACGGGCAGATGCCGCAAACACGGGAGCACTTATTGCTCGCGAAGCAG ATCGGAGTGCAGCACATAGTCGTGTATGTTAACAAGGCTGATGCAGTGGAGGACCAGGAGATGTTAGACTTGGTGGAGCTGGAAATGCGGGAGCTGCTCACTGAATTCGGGTATGACGGTGAGAATACCCCGGTGATTCTCGGCTCTGCCCTCTGCGCACTCGAG AATCGGAATGTGGAGATCGGACGGGATTCCATCCTCAAGCTCCTGGATGCCGTCGACACCTACATTCCTCTCCCGGATCGGGACCTTGAACATCCGTTCCTGCTCCCCATCGAACAGATTTACTCCATCCCAG GTCGAGGGACAGTTGTGACTGGGACCCTGGAGCGAGGGCTGATTAAGAAAGGTGACGATTGTGAATTCATTGGACACAACAAGAATCTCCGATCAGTCGTGACAG GTATCGAGATGTTCCACCAGAACCTTGACCGGGCGGAGGCCGGTGATAATCTCGGCGCTCTGGTGCGAGGGCTGAAGCGGGAGGATGTGCGTCGCGGGATGATACTGTGCAAACCGGGATCTATTAAACCCCATCAGAAAGTGGAGGCACAG GTTTACGTCTTGAGCAAGCAAGAGGGCGGCCGTCACAAGCCTTTCGTCACGAATTTCATGCCTGTCATGTTCTCCCTCACCTGGGACATGGCCTGTCGCGTGGAGCTTCCAAAGAGCAAG GAGCTGGTGATGCCAGGCGAAGACAcgtccctcaccctcacactccgaCAGCCCATGGTCCTCGAGAAGGGGCAGCGCTTCACGCTGCGTGACGGAAATCGCACCATCGGAACCGGCTTGGTCACGGCTGTCCTGGAGAGCAGACCCGAGGACAATCTGAATTGGGGCTGA
- the LOC137361973 gene encoding cytosolic sulfotransferase 2-like yields MSLDDKFSEAPASIWKRCPLKPVHGIPLMESSADNWESVASFQARPDDTIIATYPKAGEVGDWKTHFTVAQNEAFDEDYGQKMGKTSLRFRTHV; encoded by the exons ATGTCGCTCGACGACAAATTTAGCGAAGCCCCGGCCTCCATCTGGAAACGATGCCCTCTCAAGCCGGTGCACGGGATCCCTCTCATGGAGTCAAGCGCGGATAACTGGGAATCTGTGGCCTCTTTCCAGGCCCGTCCGGATGACACCATCATCGCCACGTATCCGAAGGCAG GAGAAGTTGGAGACTGGAAAACTCACTTCACGGTGGCTCAGAACGAGGCTTTTGATGAAGATTATGGTCAGAAAATGGGGAAAACCTCACTCAGGTTCCGCACTCACGTCTGA